Below is a genomic region from Osmia bicornis bicornis chromosome 3, iOsmBic2.1, whole genome shotgun sequence.
AAATAACAGAACAGTTAgaatataacaaaaaatgaTCTATTTTAAactaaacaattatttttctttatattaaaccattttattgaattatcagtattttaattaaattgtttagACCTGATATGCTCAACAAATTTTGGAGTATATTATTAATGCAAATGAGAAACTGGAATGACTAAAAAAAGATTCAAGAAGATGAATACCTCCTGTACCAGTCTCTCCTTCAAGCGACGTTCTGCTTTTGCTGTCCTTACACTGCTTGGAAGGTTCTGCAGAAGGGGGATCGAACTTCGCGAGCTCAGTCGGCTACTGCAAGGTAACGAGCATGCACACTGACAAATCATATACATGTGCCCAAATTGTAATGTTTATTcgttaaaaagaagaagtacAAAAGCAACGTTCAGTACAaaggcaaaaaaaaaaatgtatcgtATATGACTTATGTACAAAACGATAACGATACAAAAAAAGGTTCAACTACTACACAACAACTAAGTCTATAAATAATGGAGGCATCGGTGCTAAGAGattctaaaaaataattatttctacaTTACCATTCGAAACAGGAATGAAACTATTGCATAAATAAAACTACAAACAAATGTTGTTAGtggttgaataaataataactaTTCTTCAGAATCTTTAAAAATTCGCTTGCAGTGCATGTAAAAAGGAAGTGCGTTAAAGCATATGTTTTGGTTTATAACAAATTTATATTCTGATacacatcatttttttaaacatcttATTAGATAAGACTGCAACTTTTGTTTGTGCAGTAAATGCCTGTATAAGCACAACCACAACCTTAACTGCAAGGTACAATGTGAATGTAAATTCATAAGCCTATGTACAAGTATacgttatttataaaaaaaagataaagcAATCgctaatatgtaacgaaatcACTTATACGCTGATTGTAATAAGCATGCACACTTGTAATAAAACAATAGCTAAAACAAAAAACACCCAATACAAGTTATATACACATATAAAACTTATCGTAGATATAAAAATACTGATATTTACACGATATTCAGTCCTATTATATACGTTCATATAAAACGTTGAAGCTATTTTGATCGTAAATTTTATCATAGAAGCAAAAAGATGTAAAAATCCGTCCCATATTATCTTTAAAGCTACTAGTCAATATTCTACATAATATAAGAGAATTACATCTAGCATCTTACAAGTGGAAAACAACTAGTAtgattacattattttatatttatatatacagAAATGTATTTAAAACATGAACTTGGACTAAATAAAGTGCTATAATACTCAAGTATATAATGCAAATTAGTTTGATTCTCTTCTTTTTGCGATCAATAATCTACTGAAATCTAGTACGCCAATACAACGATGGTTCGTTTAAAAGATGATACCATAAAATATCTTAATTTTCTGTATGTTTagtattgaaaaatgatgaatgaaatcgtgaatattaaaaaaaaaattatacagtCATTATCATGTTTTCAATATTGGTACATTACATGTTTGCAATCACTAATAGTCATTGTTTTCTGTTTTGTCTTTCCTTATTTTGTGGTATGCAGACAATAAAGAAACGGAAACAAAAGAAAGGGAATAATAAGGTAAAAGATTTTAATAACCACACGTTCAAATGCGTAGAATGAGTACAATTTAGCTTACTTAGGTCGCCTGTTATCCTGATCTTCTAGTGTTTCCTCCAAATCTTCTAAACCTTCATTTTCATCAAGTTGAGCCCATGATTTTAACTCATCTCGTGTTAAAGTGGCaatctttttttctaaaaatatataataatataacttGTAATCatacaaataattaataaatcggTAGAATCGATTGTTAAATTGATAGTGTACCTTCTTCTTGCTTCATTTTCTCAACTTCATCCTGACTTAGAAAACTGAAtactttttctaaaataaaaggaataaagaaaaaaaaaagaatgaaatcaTATATCTGAAACTTATTAAAGCACATGCTGCACATTATTACCAACCTGGTTTAGGCGAAGGTTTTAGATGTTCCTCCATGGCACTTTCaaacaatttctttttgtCGCTAACTGACATCTTTACTAGAGGTGGAGTTGGTGATGGTGTTGGTGAAGACTGAATTAAAAcatttgataattattattacatgGTAATAAACATTTCACCTTGGTGCAGAAATTTCATAAAGTACAACGTATAAAGGATAacttattttataacaattcCACCCAATACTTGAACCTTTTGCAAGCATGCCAATTTGTAcccaaaataattttgttaatgcgttatatgtacattctaTATATAATAGAATTCTATAATTTAAACATACCAACGTTCATAATAAACAGTGTCAAGTAAGAGTAGTGCATTAGTGCTACTTAAAACATGCTTTTTAAACCCACCTCAACCTGAATATTCCCATCAACAGAGCGTGCGTTCTGTCGTTTGCTAAAAGAAGCCGAAGTGCCATGATCTTCTATGGACATAGGAGCAGTTAAAGGTGTTGGAGGAAGTTTGAAACGAGTAGTTTGAGTAGGACTATGATAAACTTTCTTATAAGAACCAATCTGAGGATCTGAAGTAAATTTATCATGCAAGGATGATGGCCGTTCCTCTTTCATTTTAGGCGAATAggtataattaattgattctTCTCTGGAAACTGGAGGAAGATCAGCGAACGTAATGCTACGTTTTGGCGCAGAACTTTTTTTCTTTGGAGAGGGCAAGGTTTGGGCAGTAGTATTACGATTGATATTCTTTGATGGAGTAAGAGCAGAGACCGGAGACTGAGGCGACGAATTGTCCACTGGTGCTACAGCTCTCTCTTCCCTCAGTGACTGAGTAAATAACATGAAGAATCGTATTAGTAAAGTTAATTCAATGTTTAAGTGTACAataagatataataaaaatatgaaaccaTCATTATAAACTACATAAAATAACTTTTAAGAAGTAGATATTTTTTAGTTTCTCTAAGATTAACAAAATTGTCtttgtgaaatttattattatactttaaaaacagatttatttttcaatactaCATCTCATACAAAATCTATATTAGAATTAAAAAGGAATCAGTTTTGAacttattcattcattattcttctttttttttttttttttaccatcTATACATTCAATATTATATCAATTGTACTATTATTGCAACAATTCATGCAGCTTTGCGCATAATTTTCTCTGTATACCCTTTCCAATGATTTCAAACAAGTTAAAATCGAATTTATAAAGTTACTTCATATTTGTACCCTATCCATCATGTTTCCATACATATCAATGCATCACAAGATATTCTGAAACAAAGTGATTTTTTATCCCAGATGATAATTCAGTAACAGGAACTCTGATTTCTGTGTTACtaaatatgaatatgaaaaatttatactCCCgcaatataataatattaatgggATAACTTGTAATTACTTCCAGAAGAACCTGCCGCATTGATATATCTGAATAAAGCACTGcacatatttcattttttatgtCTGTCAACTGGAACTTCAACattaacattatttttcttttttttttacaattagaTAAATACTATCTTATCTTTATAGtttgtaataatatataaacatCTGGTCCATTAGATTTATATCAACATATAacatttatagaaaatttgtagaatacaatacattaatttatattttaatagtgATATGAGTTTACTGTAGAAGTAAGTAACCATCCAAGAGTGCTAGCATTTATAACttagaaaaaacaaaaatgctAGATGAACAAATGCTTCATGAAATAATCATTTCATGTTTCAACAAATTATATAGTGGACAATACTGAATGATTAGAACGTGATATCCTTGGATACACTCCCATAATTAGTAACACGCGCactgattattttttttccttttcagtaaataaaatatataaaatgaagTGTAACTATAAATTACATGTAAACTGTTCTCTACTGTATGATAATGTTTACATTTCTGGAAGTAgtaaaatattctatattcCTTTATATTAActattttgttaataatacaaaaaacatttgtagcactttttttacaaaatatttgtaaaaaaataacaataaaacaAATCTTTTTCTCAGTATTGCAAATGGAAACTACTGAATAAACAAGATTATTCGGAATAATATATTAGAAGTAAGCaatgaaatttcgaaaataggcactgaattatttttcagaaattatACTGATGAGAATTATACTTTTCTtactttcaattattttctgaCACAGTGCCAAGAAATAATTCACATAATTTTTTAAGCTCACTTAATTACAATAAGTAATTGTCCATcatatttctaatatttcaaaatacatTACGAAACAAATGTATgaatcaatgtacaaatattgCTAAAAAATATCCGTAAATACGTGGGAAGTTTTTTTTATCGTCTATGACGTCTGCCTACCTATCACAGAaatatcttttcatttttcatcttttaaccgatatttataaacaaagaAGCAATGGATATATACATGAAAGTCATGTAGTTAAGGAAGATATCACAACTTTTGTGATGATTAAAGATTTTGATCCCATATTGGATCAAAACAAGGAAACAATCACAGAATCAACCCAACCAGTCAGCATATTCGCAATAATTACACTTAATattataatggcagtatcagtAACAAACGGAGTAACGATAGTTAAATTGTACAACAATGATACTCATGAAACGCAATAAACATTATGATTATGCGAGTTAACGACATGAATTccttagaataatttattatggCACAGTCCCGCGAATTCAGAGGTATGGACGTAGACACAGGGAAAATGAGTAGAGGGTCGAACAGACTCACTCCTGTTAGAGGGCAGCCAAAGTAGCACTATCACCTTCCACTGTCTGTAAACACGTGAAATATCTCTTGTTTTGCCGCTCAGGAGAGCATGCGACGCTAAGAACActgacaaatgtacatttcatgCGTCACATACTAAAAATAATGAGATTCATGGTGAATGTATGGATAACgacaaatattataattgttctatAGGTGGTAACAAATTGAGGAATGTATTTAAGTTTCTGCGAAATGAAATGTCACTTAAAATAAGAATTATGGGCCATGCTTgtacaaaatatttgtaaattataaaacttgtCTGTAATAGATTAAGTTTGAATGTGTCAATCATGTTTCTTGTCGTTAGGGAAGAAAAATCTAGTTTTCTCAATACATTGTACcataataatttttccatATTCCGGTCTAAGTCTTTATCATTTACAATTTGAATAATCGAATGTGTCCCTCCTTTTGTTCCATTAGTGCCATTAATAAAGTGTGTAATATGTCTGTTAATATATCACACGTGTATGTATCCATGAGTACACATACACAGAAAATACATGAGCAAATAAACGAATGATTCTTCTATACTACAAAACGCACACCAGACTCATGCACACTGAAACTCATGTAAATgaaacttaaaattaaaagcaGTAAGTTTCAAAGAACTTAtagtaaaaaagaataaacaTAGACAatcttatataaaattaaaatggaTCAAGCAGTCACATATGCAGGAATGTTAACATTctgtaaatatataataatttacattcataaattattcgtgtgcttttaaaataattataaaattaagtgaaggaaaattgaaatccAATTACGtagaaatttttgttaaatatcaCTTAAATATTATAGTTTAATCATAATATTCTACAAAAATGTTAGTAAAATTGTTCCAATATAAATAGTAAAAGCAATTCACTGCTTGCAAGTTaaataatacttttaaaaACATGCAAATACAACCAATTTGTGACTTAAAAttggtaaaattaaaaaaatacttaCATTTGTATTTTGTGGTGCTAAAGTATGTTTGCTCATTACAATGGTAGTCGTTTTGAGATCTTTAGTGCCACCTGGTGATTTTGGTGGAACCATATCGACAGGACTATTTGACTTGCTTACTAATGATTCAGCTGCTCTTACTACATCTAATACCTgtttaacaatataattattgttaatattaatattataacaaatagAATAACCTTATGTAGTGAGTGTAttcttattataattttactttttcagGAGTAGACTTTTCTCTATGCTCAAGCAAAGCacgttctctttcttcttgTTCCCATGCCACAAGTTCAGCTTTCATTTCTTGCTCTTGCCTGAGTGTTGCCGCTTCTTCGTCGTCGCGATCTAAACTGGATACACTCTGTGATAAAGATTTAGTACCATCGGCTGCAGGATCTTTGAACTCCTTCGATGTTCTAGATTCCTTAGAATCTCTTCCATCGGATACGGGGTACACTGGTTCAACTTCGTTTTTATCATACCCCTTACAAACTACCAATGTAATTGTGTTTCCTGAACAACGCAGTATATTTACTGCTTCTTGATGAGTTGCACCTAATAATGATGTACCATTCACTTCCAATAGTCTCATGCCAACCTAAAATTGAAaacataataacaataccgtacAAGAAGCTTATTGTTTTTATAAGCTATTGTTACCTTCAGTCTTCCATCTCTTTTAGCTGCGCCACCTGAAtttattttagatataaaaaCTCCTTCGTCCGTGTGATCAAGGGGATTACCCTTTTGTCCTCGAAGTCCGCCTTTTATGTGCATGCCCAGTTTTTCTCCTGGTTCTTTCGTTATAACCAATtcctaaaatataatattagtgttaaatatatttttaccaCTTTTCgcactattttatttaaaatttacaaaatttttattcccttAATCtgactttgaaatattaaaccacataaaaatttaatttttaattatcttgcATATTCTTATATAAATCATAAATACAATGTACAATATCGAATAAAATAATCTTCCCGAGGGAAAATGGTGATATAGGAGGAGCAGGACTTCTCAATATCGTAATTCTGACGATGTTAAAGTAGAGATTGGAAAATGAACCATTTCCCTGAAAAAGTCTATtatgctcgatactgtacaatgacttttattttattacataggTTTTTCAATTTAACACAAAGCATATAAAGCAcgttaaagaaaaaacaaaactgtaaaattctatataatatCAGCCAAGGCAGAAAAGCAATTGTTCATGATTTAGTGCCGAGCTTGTTTGCAGCCTGAACAAAAGAATAAGCATagtatagaaataaaaaacaaaccagGTCAAATAAATTGAGTACTTACTGTCACAGGGATGTACTCTATTTCGACCAGCTTGTAggacaaattataaataatggCATTAAGAAATGATTGTAAGCACCGAGTGCCATTGTTTGCAAATGATAAGCACTGATTATAATTAGCATAATGCGTGAAGTACTAATAATCGAATGTTTCAGCTCTATTCTATTTTCTGCCTAGttaaaattactattttttatGTACATTCTTAGGTGAATTAAATGTATGCACATATTTacgtttgcaatttttatatttagttttaaattatttcaatatttgaaCACTAAAAATTGTGAAACTCAGGATGATTAAAAAACATTCACTGTGAATTAGTGATCGACAAAATTACATTTCTGTAAGCGTGTTTGAACTAGAAAGCTATTTTGTAATTAAGCGGAAACTGTGTGCAATATCTAGCAAGCACGTCAATGAATACATTACAAATATTTACCTGGTAATTCTCTGGTAATGGATCATGTTGAACAGTAAGAATAATTTGATCTCCTGGTCGTAAAAGTTCCATCACAGCCTCTTGATGAGTAGCTTTTGTTACATCAGTACCGTTTACCTTCAGTATTCTATCACCCATCCTTAATTTACCAGATTTTGCAGCAATACCACCAGGTACAACCTAATATGTTTATACACAACGCTTATACAGcaatttgtttataattataatataacaaaaCCCAGAGTGAAGTTTTACAAGGAAAATACTTACATGTGATATGAAAATTCCTGGTTCTTTTGCACCAAATGGTGTACAAGAATGATCTGTACCACCAATGATACTGAATCCTAAAGATCCCTCTTTCACAAGAACTACATcctaaacaaaaattttattattaaattaaaatttatgataCCTTTCAAAGTTCTTATTTTACTTAAGctatttaaatgaattattttaataatacattATGCACTTATAATGGATTAATACAAATGCATGAATGTATAATATAGTAACGtattaataatacaataatgatTAACTTTACTACTTACCTATTTCCATGCCAGAGGATAAGCACCccaatgtataaaatatagcaCAACATCCCATACAACCAATTCCTATCAAGTACTTTTATTTTAGCAATGAACACAAGGTACAAGagagaaataattatattgaataaATGAATCAAGTTGACAACAAcacatttaaaatatataagcATGCAATAATAAGTATATAATTTGTGCCAAATTAGATACTTTTATAAACAATGCCCACAACAATTTTGAATGGTTTCTTatacaagaaaataaaatattttttttaatcaaaaaacaaTCCCACAAAAACACGTACCAAGCATTGCTGTATAAAGTAATGCgaatttataaaaacattttctttattaagcATGCACAAAAAGGAAAACCACTTAACCACcattttgtaaattgtaattatttagaatctTAATTGATTGCAGTGAAACGTGCTAAAAAACGTTTTAATGTTATAATTCCAAAGTAGGAATATtgttaaatgatatttatcaACATTGTGATTATCATCCAAGCATGGAAATACATAAGTTAATGGACCACGAGTGTTAAATACTTAACTttagtttaaaatatttttaaaaaatgctaCTATTCCCATATCGAAGAAGAAGTAATTATAATCTCAATATTTAGAAAGTTATATGATTCtcaaactttcttttttatcgctatttaaaaaataacgaaACAATAATTTCTCAATAACAATTTTGCATTTCTTCAAATTGCATGTACAACGTAATTCATGCATCTAACTACCAAGCACATACCTCAATAATCACTGGTGGTACCAATTGATTTTCGGTCACCCTAGTTACGACGGTCTCGGTGAGAGTGCTCTTTGTGATGGTCTCAGTAACTTTACCAAGAGTGGTAGGAGCCGGAGGAAAATTAACATCTCCAGGTAGATTATCAGGCTGTTTTATTGTCACCGTCACGATAGGGCCTTGATGGGGGTCTGGCGATGGCGAGGATGTAGGACGAAGGAAATGAGCGGGAATCATAGCCTGAAATTCTTCGTTGGTGATAGGCTTCGGTACCTGTATGTCTTCCTGGGGTGAGGTTGACCTAGGCTCTGTAGGAGAGGTAGGCGTCGAGCTAGCAGTTGTCGTGGGTGTAATCGTCGGCTGTGAAATGCTATGCCTCGGAGCAGGTTGTGGATGCGGTTGACTATTTGTCGGACTTGGCGATATTGATGGAGCATTCTTAACGGAGCCTCCTGTTTCTGTAACGCCATTCATTTTGGTCGTCTCagtaatttctattttcatgGGAGGCGGTGTTTTTGAAGTGGGACTCGGAGATAAAGTCCTATCAGCATCGACGGAACGTCGATAGCTGGTATACCCTGGCTTATTTGCAATATAACTATTTGCATTATACAATCCTGTATATGGTTTAGGAGCCCCAATAACACGTGGTGATTTTTCTGAAGGTGTTACAACCGTGGCTGCGTTCGCTTGGGAAATTGGAATTTCACGTTCGACTACTAGTCGAACGAATCTTTCCAAGCCTGTTAACAAAGCAACTGCTTGTTCATGTTTAGCTCCTCTCATTTCAACACCATTTATctggaaattaatatattaaacattagaagataaaatatatacggaattataattaaacatGTTATCACATGAATTGTATGAATTGTAACACTTACAGATATTACTTTGTCCCCAACTAATAATTTACCATCTTTTTGTGCCACACCACCATCGGTTATTCTTGAGATATATATCGCCTAGAAAATTGTATTCGAAAAATATACAGAATAGATAAAATTAAACACACATGAAAAAGATAGtattactaatttttatatcttaCATCACTATTGTCTTTAAATGGCGGGGAACCTTCTCCACCAGCAATACTAAATCCAAGCCCATTTTGGTCCCGTATTAATGTCGTATGAACAAGAACAGATACCATTGGTTCACTTCCTGCCCTTGTCGAACATATAGGTTCTGGAATTTTCTTGGGCTAAttgatagaaaaaaatatattttcaaagtttacACATTGATGTCAAATCTATACattgcaattattaaatacaatatggTATGTACCTTGATAGTGTCATGAGGTAAAGACGCATCACCATTCTCTAAGTTATGTGGTATACCCGTGGATGAAACATGGGATGTTGCACTTGGAGCTCTACTGGTACTCAAACTCGAGCACGCTGAATCTTTTCTAGATGATCCCTGTTAGATATGATAATGTTAATAATGCTGTAACAAACGTATATTTAAGAATGTGCTACCTGTTCATACGGCGGTACTATCCTCGTTACTTCTCTTTGAACTACTAATACAAGGACACGTCCGCACGCCTTCAAAACTTCTACAGCATCGTAATGACCTACGTTTACTACCGATACACCATTTACGGATAATACTTTATCTTCGACTTTTAAACCCGCTAAATCTGCAGGTCCACCTATAAAGTTTAATATAGATTGTAATTATCTCttttataaaagaattaaataaatttttaactttaatttttaCCTTCGGTAACTCTGGAAATAAAAATGCCTTCATCGTCACCCTTAAAAGGGGTTGAACCAATTCCACCGGCTATCGACAAACCAAGACCCCCAGTCGTTCTTTCGATATGAATTTCATATTGTTCTTCTCTTACTTCTATTGTTGGTTCAGCATCGGATGTGGCGCCTAGAATTATTATGAATAATTAGCGTGATTCACTGATTACATCACTCTTGATTAATCATTACcattgtttcttttctttcttacaaAACATCTGTATCTTTTTGGCATTTTTTCCACTATCCTTATAAACAATATCCACTGTCgcttgaatttttaaatgaacattACCACTTTATAATATCATTTTACGCATGTACATTCGCGACGCTAAGTTGAGTAGATAATTAGATAAGAGATAAGGTATCTAAAGAGAAGGAATATCTTATCATAGTCTGTTTGCTGTCACGATTACGATGAAATCATATCGAGAAATATTCGCCGTGCAGTGTATACCGGAAAGTTGCAACAAGTACtgaatcattttattacattttaaggtgtggaaattgttaaaagttacgtattttaaaaatcttcttaaatattgtatttttggGGCGCTATAAAAATGTGTACAAATTGAATAGTGATACAACAAAtgtgattattattttaccttGACTTTGAGTGTCAAAA
It encodes:
- the LOC114877329 gene encoding protein lap4 isoform X2 — its product is MFRCIPIFKGCNRQVEYVDKRHCSLLSVPDDILRYSRSLEELLLDANHISDLPKNFFRLQRLRKLGLSDNDIHRLPPDIQNFENLVELDVSRNDIPDIPENIKNLRALQVADFSSNPIPRLPAGFVQLRNLTVLGLNDMSLTNLPPDFGSLEALQSLELRENLLKTLPESLSKLYKLERLDLGDNDIDVLPAHIGKLPALQELWLDHNQLQHLPSEIGQLKTLACLDVSENRLEDLPEEIGGLESLTDLHLSQNVIEKLPDGLGELKKLTILKVDQNRLSTLNPNIGRCENLQELILTENFLLELPSTIGKLLNLNNLNVDRNSLQLLPTEIGNLKQLGVLSLRDNKLQYLPVEVGHCTALHVLDVSGNRLQYLPYSLINLNLKAVWLSENQAQPMLTFQTDIDDETGQEVLTCFLLPQLEIHPDDSGRLGMLVGMRNAVQGGDVRELGSSDDEEWQEKEASRTHSVKFTDEPPETDKETPFVRQNTPHPKELKAKAHKLFSKGKNDSRSASTEEQDISQTFGLDKTETDTITKSSDLIEGSTELEPAKPESVENEETQIVPGTLTNNADLQSNNESEVVCNKYAAEPSAETRIDDSVSELKEKSEKEDDESENEGTERHVEFSVTEGTDYEGSGDSNRPNRLHRRDTPHHLKNKRIHTTVDKEKVASIIAQALMKKPDDTPTSTSAPAEPAENFDTQSQGATSDAEPTIEVREEQYEIHIERTTGGLGLSIAGGIGSTPFKGDDEGIFISRVTEGGPADLAGLKVEDKVLSVNGVSVVNVGHYDAVEVLKACGRVLVLVVQREVTRIVPPYEQGSSRKDSACSSLSTSRAPSATSHVSSTGIPHNLENGDASLPHDTIKPKKIPEPICSTRAGSEPMVSVLVHTTLIRDQNGLGFSIAGGEGSPPFKDNSDAIYISRITDGGVAQKDGKLLVGDKVISINGVEMRGAKHEQAVALLTGLERFVRLVVEREIPISQANAATVVTPSEKSPRVIGAPKPYTGLYNANSYIANKPGYTSYRRSVDADRTLSPSPTSKTPPPMKIEITETTKMNGVTETGGSVKNAPSISPSPTNSQPHPQPAPRHSISQPTITPTTTASSTPTSPTEPRSTSPQEDIQVPKPITNEEFQAMIPAHFLRPTSSPSPDPHQGPIVTVTIKQPDNLPGDVNFPPAPTTLGKVTETITKSTLTETVVTRVTENQLVPPVIIEDVVLVKEGSLGFSIIGGTDHSCTPFGAKEPGIFISHVVPGGIAAKSGKLRMGDRILKVNGTDVTKATHQEAVMELLRPGDQIILTVQHDPLPENYQELVITKEPGEKLGMHIKGGLRGQKGNPLDHTDEGVFISKINSGGAAKRDGRLKVGMRLLEVNGTSLLGATHQEAVNILRCSGNTITLVVCKGYDKNEVEPVYPVSDGRDSKESRTSKEFKDPAADGTKSLSQSVSSLDRDDEEAATLRQEQEMKAELVAWEQEERERALLEHREKSTPEKVLDVVRAAESLVSKSNSPVDMVPPKSPGGTKDLKTTTIVMSKHTLAPQNTNSLREERAVAPVDNSSPQSPVSALTPSKNINRNTTAQTLPSPKKKSSAPKRSITFADLPPVSREESINYTYSPKMKEERPSSLHDKFTSDPQIGSYKKVYHSPTQTTRFKLPPTPLTAPMSIEDHGTSASFSKRQNARSVDGNIQVESSPTPSPTPPLVKMSVSDKKKLFESAMEEHLKPSPKPEKVFSFLSQDEVEKMKQEEEKKIATLTRDELKSWAQLDENEGLEDLEETLEDQDNRRPNSRLSSRSSIPLLQNLPSSVRTAKAERRLKERLVQEGIISDEDEESHLSPAEQRALRAEKRAAWRQARLKSLEQDALQAQIVIKKMSEMMDTANKADTLQDSTDSVTPVPESEKAADFTTLRPSSADFPKLAVRSKLGPPKEIRESEKVVDEKVTRRTEEYVDEVTGERRVRTVEYVEKLIERQVETLREKIISLELSNAEDEVESITGTGASDAESESEEVTGQSSAVSTPKEKTETIIPTNITEGAAPKISANTVVVSKKKKRKRSKKGRH
- the LOC114877329 gene encoding protein lap4 isoform X6; protein product: MFRCIPIFKGCNRQVEYVDKRHCSLLSVPDDILRYSRSLEELLLDANHISDLPKNFFRLQRLRKLGLSDNDIHRLPPDIQNFENLVELDVSRNDIPDIPENIKNLRALQVADFSSNPIPRLPAGFVQLRNLTVLGLNDMSLTNLPPDFGSLEALQSLELRENLLKTLPESLSKLYKLERLDLGDNDIDVLPAHIGKLPALQELWLDHNQLQHLPSEIGQLKTLACLDVSENRLEDLPEEIGGLESLTDLHLSQNVIEKLPDGLGELKKLTILKVDQNRLSTLNPNIGRCENLQELILTENFLLELPSTIGKLLNLNNLNVDRNSLQLLPTEIGNLKQLGVLSLRDNKLQYLPVEVGHCTALHVLDVSGNRLQYLPYSLINLNLKAVWLSENQAQPMLTFQTDIDDETGQEVLTCFLLPQLEIHPDDSGRLGMLVGMRNAVQGGDVRELGSSDDEEWQEKEASRTHSVKFTDEPPETDKETPFVRQNTPHPKELKAKAHKLFSKGKNDSRSASTEEQDISQTFGLDKTETDTITKSSDLIEGSTELEPAKPESVENEETQIVPGTLTNNADLQSNNESEVVCNKYAAEPSAETRIDDSVSELKEKSEKEDDESENEGTERHVEFSVTEGTDYEGSGDSNRPNRLHRRDTPHHLKNKRIHTTVDKEKVASIIAQALMKKPDDTPTSTSAPAEPAENFDTQSQGATSDAEPTIEVREEQYEIHIERTTGGLGLSIAGGIGSTPFKGDDEGIFISRVTEGGPADLAGLKVEDKVLSVNGVSVVNVGHYDAVEVLKACGRVLVLVVQREVTRIVPPYEQGSSRKDSACSSLSTSRAPSATSHVSSTGIPHNLENGDASLPHDTIKPKKIPEPICSTRAGSEPMVSVLVHTTLIRDQNGLGFSIAGGEGSPPFKDNSDAIYISRITDGGVAQKDGKLLVGDKVISINGVEMRGAKHEQAVALLTGLERFVRLVVEREIPISQANAATVVTPSEKSPRVIGAPKPYTGLYNANSYIANKPGYTSYRRSVDADRTLSPSPTSKTPPPMKIEITETTKMNGVTETGGSVKNAPSISPSPTNSQPHPQPAPRHSISQPTITPTTTASSTPTSPTEPRSTSPQEDIQVPKPITNEEFQAMIPAHFLRPTSSPSPDPHQGPIVTVTIKQPDNLPGDVNFPPAPTTLGKVTETITKSTLTETVVTRVTENQLVPPVIIEDVVLVKEGSLGFSIIGGTDHSCTPFGAKEPGIFISHVVPGGIAAKSGKLRMGDRILKVNGTDVTKATHQEAVMELLRPGDQIILTVQHDPLPENYQLVEIEYIPVTELVITKEPGEKLGMHIKGGLRGQKGNPLDHTDEGVFISKINSGGAAKRDGRLKVGMRLLEVNGTSLLGATHQEAVNILRCSGNTITLVVCKGYDKNEVEPVYPVSDGRDSKESRTSKEFKDPAADGTKSLSQSVSSLDRDDEEAATLRQEQEMKAELVAWEQEERERALLEHREKSTPEKVLDVVRAAESLVSKSNSPVDMVPPKSPGGTKDLKTTTIVMSKHTLAPQNTNSSPTPSPTPPLVKMSVSDKKKLFESAMEEHLKPSPKPEKVFSFLSQDEVEKMKQEEEKKIATLTRDELKSWAQLDENEGLEDLEETLEDQDNRRPNSRLSSRSSIPLLQNLPSSVRTAKAERRLKERLVQEGIISDEDEESHLSPAEQRALRAEKRAAWRQARLKSLEQDALQAQIVIKKMSEMMDTANKADTLQDSTDSVTPVPESEKAADFTTLRPSSADFPKLAVRSKLGPPKEIRESEKVVDEKVTRRTEEYVDEVTGERRVRTVEYVEKLIERQVETLREKIISLELSNAEDEVESITGTGASDAESESEEVTGQSSAVSTPKEKTETIIPTNITEGAAPKISANTVVVSKKKKRKRSKKGRH